Proteins from a genomic interval of Elaeis guineensis isolate ETL-2024a unplaced genomic scaffold, EG11 Super_Scaffold_1000265, whole genome shotgun sequence:
- the LOC140854585 gene encoding ATP synthase subunit b, chloroplastic-like has product MKNGTDSFLSLGHWPSAGSFGFNTDILATNPINLSVVLGVLIFFGKGVYNLLSLNDLLDNRKQRILSTIRNSEELRRGAIEQLERARTRLRKVEIEADEYRMNGYSEIEREKENLINATCDTLERLENYKNETLHFEQQRAINQVRQRVFQQALQGALGTLNSCLNSELHFRTIRANIGILGAMEEITD; this is encoded by the exons ATGAAAAATGGAACCGATTCTTTCCTTTCCTTGGGTCACTGGCCATCCGCCGGGAGTTTCGGGTTTAATACCGATATTTTAGCAACAAATCCAATAAATCTAAGTGTAGTGCTTGGTGTATTGATTTTTTTTGGAAAGGGGGTGT ATAATCTACTTTCATTAAATGATTTATTAGATAATCGAAAACAGAGGATCTTGAGTACTATTCGAAATTCGGAAGAATTACGTAGAGGGGCCATTGAGCAGCTCGAAAGAGCCAGGACTCGCTTACGGAAAGTAGAAATAGAAGCAGATGAGTATCGAATGAATGGATACTCTGAGATAGAACGAGAAAAAGAAAATTTGATTAATGCTACTTGTGACACTTTGGAACGATTAGAAAATTACAAAAATGAAACCCTTCATTTTGAACAACAAAGAGCGATTAATCAGGTCCGACAACGAGTTTTTCAACAAGCCTTACAAGGAGCTCTAGGAACTCTGAATAGTTGTTTGAATAGTGAGTTACATTTCCGTACGATCCGTGCTAATATTGGCATTCTAGGGGCCATGGAAGAAATAACAGATTAG